In the Arachis ipaensis cultivar K30076 chromosome B04, Araip1.1, whole genome shotgun sequence genome, gagctgtataatcaagctggtggttcgatGCTTTCCTAGCccgtattcacatgaacccaagaagacagggtggttgtcaggcacgtgttcttAGTATGAAGAATGGAGCTGATTATCACGGATCATCCAaatcatcatgttgaagaatgaatatacatcttagaattgaatcaaacacggattaaaGAGagacagtaatacttttattaattcatagaactcagtagggctcctcttctcaacctaggaggtttagaaactcatactgataggaaaATACAGTGATAAATTCGAAATATGCTGGGAGAGATCCTAAACAAGTGTGATCTtttcccttaaatactaaactaatgactagtaagggtaaaacagtctttttagtgctaaaatccacttctgggcccacttgctgagtgtttgggctgagctttgatgagatccatgtgctatgagggCTCTatggtgttgaacgctggctagggagtcctctttgggcgtttggacgctggtctcttctccttgagcgctggacgcctagaatggggcaggaggctggcgttagatgccagttttggggcttctaatctgaagcaaagcatagactattatatatttctggaaagctctggaactTAGATTTCCATATCCGTTAAGAACGCTCTATTtgaactcctgtagctccagaaaaggcCTTCTGAAGGCAAGGAGGTTAGATTtggatagcatctgcagtgctttctttgtctctgaatcagactttagctccagctcctcaatttcagccagaaaatacctaaaatacaAAATCGAAGTAGACTAAAAAAATATGAATtcaacactaaaacctatgaaaactcaatgaaaattaaacaaaacttcttaaaaactatatgaaaatgatgccaaaaagcgtataaaatatccgctcatcacaacatcaaacttaaacaaTTGCTTGTCACCATGCAACTAAAAAaaagtaggataaaaataagagtaagatataataaatctcagagtttccaatgaagctcagtttcaattagataagcgggacttagtagctttttgcttctaaatagttttggcatctcactatccattgaatcTCATAAATGTTAGTCACTTTAAGAACTTAGATTCTAGATGATactattgactctcctagttcagttcttttttattcttgaacacagttttcagagtcttggccgtaaCCCTAAGCAATTTGTTTTCCactattaccaccggatatataaatgccgcagacactttaactgggtgatccctttcagattgtgatttAGTTTTGTtggaatccccagatagaggagtccagagttcttaagcacactcttttttttgcttttgaccacgactttaactgctcaatctcaagcttttcatttgacaccttcacaccacaagcacatggttagggacagcttggttgagccacttaggtcaggattttattccttataAGCCCtcataaccattgatgctcaaagccttgggtccttttacccttgctttttggtttaaagggttactgactttttgctcttgccttttggtttacaGAGCTAatggttttttctttctttttctattcttcttttttttcgccatttttttgccattttttttgcattcatcgttgatgccagggcatcttagctaGTTTTACTAgctattttttttgtgttttaggttagtttcatgcattttcttaggtaaTAAGCAAGCAATTGGTTGAATATGCATTCataccttgattcaagcaaatattGTGAATTTGGAACATTTGCATGAGGAAAATGCtagaattgaatgataaaatgaatGATGTAGGATCTCATGCTTTAGAGGAAagttttgatgcactttgtttgtttcatttcaggccaaaagaagcagagaagagccacgttagtggctacgttagtaccactaacgtggccattaacgtagaAGGGAAGCAAGCTTGCAATATTAGTGGTGaagtgaacaccactaacgttagAAAGGCCAACATAAGCCcatgttagtggccacgttagtgccactaacttgGGCATCAACGTAGAGCAAAAagggagccaacattagtgacactaacTTTGTCAGTAACGTTGGGAATGGCCTAGGATACCCACATTAGTGGCCatgttaagaccactaacgtgggtaTTAACGTGGAGCAAGAGGNNNNNNNNNNNNNNNNNNNNNNNNNNNNNNNNNNNNNNNNNNNNNNNNNNNNNNNNNNNNNNNNNNNNNNNNNNNNNNNNNNNNNNNNNNNNNNNNNNNNNNNNNNNNNNNNNNNNNNNNNNNNNNNNNNNNNNNNNNNNNNNNNNNNNNNNNNNNNNNNNNNNNNNNNNNNNNNNNNNNNNNNNNNNNNNNNNNNNNNNNNNNNNNNNNNNNNNNNNNNNNNNNNNNNNNNNNNNNNNNNNNNNNNNNNNNNNNNNNNNNNNNNNNNNNNNNNNNNNNNNNNNNNNNNNNNNNNNNNNNNNNNNNNNNNNNNNNNNNNNNNNNNNNNNNNNNNNNNNNNNNNNNNNNNNNNNNNNNNNNNNNNNNNNNNNNNNNNNNNNNNNNNNNNNNNNNNNNNNNNNNNNNNNNNNNNNNNNNNNNNNNNNNNNNNNNNNNNNNNNNNNNNNNNNNNNNNNNNNNNGTTAGTGActctaactttgtcactaacgttgaaaatGGCCAAGAAgcctacgttagtggccacgttagtgctactaacgtgggcactaccatagaaagggaagaagtttacaacgttagtgacaaagttagtgtcactaacaTCTTCGAGCCAAGGTAtgcccacgttaatggccatgtTAGCACCACTAACGTGAGCCTTAACGTGGAAGAAGGAATGATTGTAGCATTAATGGTGAAGTTAACACCATCAACGTTGTCAAGGATTAGGATAGGCAACGTTAGTgatcacgttagtgccactaacgttggggttAACATAGCTCAAGAGGGTTGGGACGTTAGTAGCAAAGTTAGCGTCACTAACGTCTTTGAACCAGAATTTATACTTAACGTTAACCACACTAACGCCTTGACTAACGTAAATTATACCTGACTCAACTTCTTTCAGCAAGCTGAGCTAAGCCCACtgagactgtaactgcttcaactaaagctCAAAGGCCCAGATCTAAGACTTGCAGGGCACACTGGAGatcagagaagtagtatatataggggtagttttgaactagaaagtTAGATCAGGACCAGGGGATCCAAGATTGTAAACActctattttactttctctgtaattcaGTTTTACTTTCAATGTATATTTCATCTTcaatttccattcccagagctatgaacaactaaacccctcttcattgggttagggagctctgttgtaattcaatagatcaataatagttttcgttcttcttcctctttcttttctcttgatttacttgaaagctttcgatcttcataaTAAGTGGATAATTGTCTTGGAGGAGAAAttattcatacttggatttcctctgaccCTTGGAAgtggaatgaggaaatcatgctagaaatgctttctaaTGTTGGACTgggttggggtttggatggatatggtgacatataatcctaccaatactttgatctagaaaaacatgtggtataatcagtgaccatacttcatctcttcccacgagcaattaaatcaaggaattggacaattgttcaagcttagagagattgaattgccaaggaattgggatccaatcacttaagattgccaaggagattaatgaatgcattgattgaggaagagatgagaatgaacttgatctggagaatgcaatatctcctaaacccaatgagtTCCTCTATTTTCGATCTTGCCTattctttaatttctgctatttacattCATGCTCatcacccccattcccatttagatttttgcaatttactttctgcactttatattctGCCATTTTCTTCcagccatttacattttttgtcttttacttttcccgccatttaattttttgcaacTCTCAATCCAATTCTACTTAGTTGAACTAGAAtactcctctaattaaagttgctcaatcaatcaatctctgtgggattcgacctcattgtattttgaatttttacttgacgacaattcgataTACTTGCCGagagaaatttgttgagagataaATTCCCGTGCAtgaagtttatggcgccgttgccggggattgattatgtattgacaattattaaattggaggataactagattgaacacttttcttttcttttgttaactTTTATTTCagtttatttatctttattttttgcaAATTGCGTTGTTTCATCTGTTATTTACATTCGAAATCCACTAATTCACTAACTGTTCCATATATTTCTTTAACCAATCTGACGATATTTCTTAACAATATTGATCCCTTCACTTACTTCGCTTTGCATGTTTTACTGTGTGTATGACAGGTAAAAGGGGAGGAGCTTCAACCTCTTTTGAAAGTGAACTTGAGAGGATCTTTCTTAGACTAAAGAGGGAAGCCAGAGGTAAAGGCATAGTGGGTGAAGAAGAGTTGGAAGAAGATCTAGACGTCACTATGGAGGAGGAAGCTCGTAACCATGTTGGAGAAGGTGCTGGAAATCATGCTGGGAAGGAGAGAAGAGTGTTAGGTTCCTACATCAATCTCAATCCTGggaattgtgggagcagcatcctaaagccaaccattcatgccaacaactttgagctaaaaccacaactcatcaccctggTTTAAAATAATTGCTCatttggaggaagtgcccaagaagaccccaacaaacatctaaccaccttcctgagaatctgtgatactgtgaaggccaatggtgttcatcctgacacctatagattgcttttgttcctcttttctcttaaggacaaagcatctaagtgGCTAGAGTCATTTCCTAAAGAAAGCCTTACCACTTGGGAGGATGTGGTTAACAAGTTCTTGGCAAAGTTTTACCCTCTCCAAAAAGTCAATAGATTAAgggctgaggtgcaaacatttaggcaacaagatggtgaaactctctatgaagcatgggagagatacaagaagTTAACAAGATGGTGCCCACCAGATATATTCAACGAATGGGTGTAGctgcatattttctatgaaggcttgtcttatgaatcaaagaatgCCTTGGATCACTCTTCAAGAGGTTCTCTCAATAagaaaaagacaattgaagaggccatagacatCATAGAAACTGTGGCCAACAACGAATTCTTCTATGCCTCTGATAGGAGCAACAacagaggagtgatggagttgagTCACATGGATGCgttgctagctcaaaacaagttgATCACTAATCAACTAGCAGAGCTTACCAAgcagatggagaggaatcaagttgcAGCAATCAATACTCAACCGCCAGCCCAAGAAAGAGTGAATGCAGAGAAAGAAGGTGATTGGGAGCAAGAAAATCATGTTGGAAACTCATCAAGACCACCCCATGATCTATACTCCAagacttataatcctggttggaagaaccacccaaactttaggTGGGGAAACCAGTaaaaccaaggccaagatcatAGACCTCACAACTCCAACCAATATAACAATCCCACCTACCAATACCCCAATCAAAGATCATACCAACCCCTACACAATAACTCTTCCCAGTCTCCATATCAAGCACCAAATAGCCAACCTCAACCCCCTAATTCCAACTTACCATCACCATCTAAGGATAGACTATCCCGAATTGAAACCCTGCTTGAAAATCTTTGCAAGGAATCTCAAGACAACAGAACATTCAAGGATGAAGTAAGTCTAAAATGAAGAACCAAGGGGAGACCATCAAGAAGCTTGAATCTCAAGTAGGGTACCTTTGTCAATAAATCCCTAAATTTAATAATAGTTTCCAAGTGATACTGAGAAGAATCCAAGAGGAGAAATAAATAATGTGAGATGGGAAGAATGTAAGGCCATTACTCTAAGAGATGAAGAAATTTTGGAGGAAGAGAATTGCAGGACAGTAGAGCATACTCAAGGGGCTTCAAAGGAAAAGTTGGAAGAGAAGGAACAAGGAATAGACACTGCACAAAtgaaggaaccaatggagaagGAAATCTTGAGCCCCTATGTACCAAAAGCACCATTCCCTTAGAGACTCAGGAGTGGTGAAAAAGAGAAGTCATATTCAAGGTTCCCAGATATGTTTGCATCTTTTCACATCAACATTCCTTTCATTGAAGCCCTCCAACAGATGCTTTCATACATTAAGTGCATGAAGGAGTTGCTAACCAAGAAAAATCCATTGAAGGGTGGACAAACAGTAGTGATGAATAAAAAATGTAGTGCTCTTATCCAAAAGGAACTACCCACAAATAagaaggatccagggagtttccacatcccttgtgccataggagaCACAATGATAGATAGAGGTTTTTGTGATCTAGGAGAAAGTATAAACCTAATACCTCTGTCTCTCATGAAAAAGCTACAAATCAATGAGTTAAAATCCACTGATGTGATCCTTCAGCTAGTTGATAAGAACCAAAAACAAGCACTAGGAGTAGTTGAAAATGTACTGGTAAATGTGGGGAAGTACTTCCTCCCTACAGATTTTGTTGTTCTTGAGATGGAAGAAagttatcttcatccaatcattttgGGGAGACCATTCTTAGcaacagccagagcactcattgATGTTGAGCAAGGAGAGTTAAtattgagaatacatgatgagcaACTTACCTTTCATGTCTTCAAGCCCTCACATGAATCTGAACAAGAGAGCAAAAAGCTGGAGGATTATCATAATGAAGTGTTTTTGGAGGAAATAAGCAGTGAATCACAAGCAGAACCTCTGAAGACTTCAGTGGTAGAAAAATAAGAAGTTCGAGTGATACAACAACCAAGGGAATCCAAGGAGGAGCTAGAACCACAGGATCCAAAAGAAACCATCAACCAGGACCCTCCTGACATAAGAATCACCAAAGCACCACTTGAAGGAGAGAGGAGGATTGGGAAaaaggtaccaaggagatggaagaataagaagatccctacagaggacttttcTCCAAGAGACAGAGTAATATCAATCCACCATCATCTAAGCCCACCTCATCTCCCTATAATACCATCTCAACTGCCTTAAGTGTATACAATCAATAGAATCCTCTCCTTAGAGCATGTAGGGATTCTCAAGGAAGCAAGTGGAGATAAATTCACTGTGAGAGGAGAAGACTTGAGACATTATGATCCTCCCTGACAAAAatcaaccgtcaagctaatgatgttaaaagggcacttgttgggaggcaacccaaccagaggtaaacCCTTCTTGTGAATTTTCTTTTTGAGTAATAAAAGATCAAATAACCTTCTgtgtattgcaaggaattaagtttggtgttttatgCCAAAAGTGAGGATTTCATAATGCAATAATTCAAGGACAAATGTGTGAAACTaaatttggtgttccaccaagaaGTTCACACGAACACACTGCAATCCTTCAATTATCATAAGATATCACTAATTTCAAGCAACCACAGGAATAAGTTGACCCTCCAGCCTAGCTTAATATATTTTTCCAAGGAGATTAAAGGTACGTATGACATTGTGCATGCAATTCATTGCTCAAGGAAGTAagcaaagaattaagtttggcgttgactgatgacttgcatcatttacccttctttcttgcataaagaggaccataaaagagaataaatcacatttgatcagtacaattcatgcattatttgatggatattatggtacactaccttgagatgagttgtgctgaatatcaggtgaaaaaggcatcaaaaatgggaagaaagcaataaagaagTTGGGCGTGTGAAACTAGCGTGTCACttagaacaaatgccacaaaaatgcactggcgtggcacgccagtactaaaatCCAGAGAAGAATTCCCAAGCAttcatatgggcgtggcacgccaggaactaggcatggcacgctagtacaaagttccagagagcaacaatggaggacacaaaaggggcatggcacgccatgttgggtgtggcacgcctaacccatcagccattatgggcgtgccacttgagccaagaggcgtggcacgccaactcatcaCTCCAGGGGGAAccatcactatggcgtgccacttggtatcgaaggcgtggcacgctaactccaaaaagtcacttgggcatgccacttgagaatccaggtgtggcacgccaagcttgaagagtccaCAAATGTATGGGCGTTCCATTTGAACAGCATggcatggcacgctagtacaaaaatccagagaaggggctgaaggcaattgaagactgggcgtgccacttgaagtcgaaggcgtggcacgccaagctctaAATCTCACTTAGGCATGCCACCTGAGcgaccaggcatggcacgccaatgcacaaagaggcCAAACTAAgtgctgggcatgccacttgatgtcgaaggcatggcacgccaacccatgaatctcactatggcgtgccacttga is a window encoding:
- the LOC107636512 gene encoding uncharacterized protein LOC107636512; this translates as MFASFHINIPFIEALQQMLSYIKCMKELLTKKNPLKGGQTVVMNKKCSALIQKELPTNKKDPGSFHIPCAIGDTMIDRGFCDLGESINLIPLSLMKKLQINELKSTDVILQLVDKNQKQALGVVENVLVNVGKYFLPTDFVVLEMEESYLHPIILGRPFLATARALIDVEQGELILRIHDEQLTFHVFKPSHESEQESKKLEDYHNEVFLEEISSESQAEPLKTSVVEK